A stretch of the Pseudomonas helvetica genome encodes the following:
- a CDS encoding molecular chaperone has product MKHLVALFGFCLFTQAAHAGPSINVGTVYDYLDGDKSTYLKRVFNGGDSTAFVKVNILEIIYEADGSAREEPLKTQADATARDGLMASPARLIVPANGMQGTRLLYMGEREKERYFRVRFVPVVPEKEDEFAVSSEEREDYKKGLSAGVNVLAGYGTVFFVRPKETRFDSAIENDARNYRIRNNGNSVVVIDEFKDCAVKNEQDCQPTTKHHILAGRTFQFEKQAGREYHFTLVEGENSKKLDVKG; this is encoded by the coding sequence ATGAAACACCTGGTGGCATTATTTGGTTTTTGCTTATTTACCCAAGCGGCTCATGCCGGCCCGAGCATCAATGTCGGGACGGTGTATGACTATCTGGACGGGGACAAAAGTACTTACTTGAAACGCGTGTTCAACGGAGGTGACAGCACCGCGTTCGTCAAGGTCAATATTCTCGAAATTATTTATGAAGCCGATGGCAGCGCACGGGAAGAACCGCTCAAAACCCAGGCCGACGCCACCGCGCGCGATGGTTTGATGGCCAGCCCGGCCCGATTGATCGTGCCGGCCAATGGCATGCAGGGCACACGCCTGTTGTATATGGGCGAGCGTGAGAAAGAGCGGTATTTCCGGGTGCGTTTCGTACCGGTGGTTCCGGAGAAGGAAGACGAGTTCGCCGTCTCCAGCGAAGAACGTGAAGATTACAAGAAAGGCCTGTCCGCCGGGGTCAATGTGCTGGCCGGGTACGGCACGGTATTTTTCGTGCGTCCCAAGGAAACCCGCTTCGACAGCGCGATCGAGAACGACGCGCGCAACTATCGGATTCGCAACAACGGCAACAGCGTGGTGGTGATCGATGAGTTCAAGGACTGCGCGGTGAAAAACGAGCAGGACTGCCAGCCGACGACCAAGCATCACATTCTTGCGGGCCGGACCTTTCAGTTCGAGAAACAGGCCGGTCGCGAATACCACTTCACTCTGGTTGAAGGCGAGAACAGCAAAAAACTCGACGTGAAGGGATAA
- a CDS encoding CS1-pili formation C-terminal domain-containing protein produces MFPMTPIATALALCFCATALAAPADNGHTPRSLLAQAKGLPSEFEEHFFDVPLAVRVELDQQFLGEAMVVLTRDDRITLVDFNDVGDSTIQPSERDIWANHLKQGVTLGACQANCPEQLLAVHYSLENSLVSILTENAERDDQVQQYYNLPEGGSTGLIVRNQLNLNGGQNQDLGGRYGLEASSSLGNWTQAVNMQLSRLGGVDNQTYHAVHELFTQRELQGNFLRLGYFTPTSEGLTRQPRTFGTSPDTALGVMYGSSDSLAINNPKPAVYPIYVTANRLGSVEIYRDGLLINTQAVPAGLQTLDTRPLPGGIYEVEVRLIEDGQITSSTLELVYKPSNWRNHDERWRYNLFAGRESKLLSNWEQQAAGDMTAGAAFNFLWHPRVILGLTGRQVRDSLQYGTSVDWTIVNNASLFANVYRTEDYGTGLDVQGLYSYGSGSLVASHNRSWLDTTRLYDTLPDGTRVRQRNVFIGQTSNSSLSLNHRLTSKSSVNARVSHSEGNTEGVGLDLGWNQRTQLFGSDANWRLSLFDRPGSFSSGNDRNRGLDLSVNIALGGPGEQWSGSIGTRTDRDGGRDNNASLTYRKDLQDHLLQSVSATAITDTYGIGLNAMASMQSDLANGDGFIQRSSFNNDLTGGLNLDSTVAVGGQKMVMTSQYHRSGAGMIIDVESDIDGITLRADDLSGGSAVLKPGRNFVPITAYKSSSVSFDFEGTDVPAATIQPARSSYHLNKGGVGYRQIRVMQTLTVLGRLIDPQGNPLKGHHIINHASRGVSEVDGFFSMEMNAGSPTLEVRHGNQLLCQFRLDPSRGRTENNVLMIGDLRCSPDTLADVGDAVQSAG; encoded by the coding sequence ATGTTCCCGATGACTCCCATCGCGACGGCGCTTGCCCTATGTTTTTGTGCAACCGCCCTGGCCGCGCCAGCGGATAACGGCCACACGCCCCGAAGTTTGCTTGCGCAAGCCAAGGGTTTACCGAGCGAGTTCGAAGAGCACTTCTTTGATGTGCCGCTGGCGGTGCGCGTGGAACTTGATCAACAATTTCTCGGTGAAGCGATGGTCGTGTTGACCCGCGACGATCGAATCACCCTGGTTGACTTCAATGATGTCGGCGACAGCACAATCCAGCCCAGCGAACGCGACATCTGGGCCAACCATCTGAAACAAGGCGTGACGCTGGGCGCCTGCCAGGCCAACTGCCCCGAACAACTGTTGGCCGTGCACTACAGCCTCGAAAACTCGTTGGTGTCGATTCTCACGGAGAACGCCGAACGGGACGATCAAGTGCAGCAGTATTACAACCTGCCCGAAGGCGGCAGCACTGGCTTGATCGTGCGCAACCAGTTGAACCTCAATGGTGGCCAGAACCAGGACCTCGGGGGTCGTTACGGTCTGGAAGCCAGCAGCAGCCTGGGCAACTGGACCCAAGCGGTCAACATGCAGCTGTCGCGCCTGGGCGGTGTCGACAACCAGACCTATCACGCGGTGCATGAGCTTTTCACCCAGCGTGAATTGCAGGGCAACTTTCTGCGCCTGGGCTATTTCACGCCCACCTCCGAAGGCCTGACCCGTCAGCCGCGTACGTTTGGCACGAGCCCCGATACCGCGTTGGGCGTCATGTATGGCAGCTCCGACAGCCTGGCGATCAACAATCCGAAACCGGCGGTTTATCCGATCTATGTCACGGCCAATCGACTGGGCTCTGTGGAAATTTACCGCGACGGATTGCTGATCAACACTCAGGCAGTCCCGGCAGGGTTGCAGACCCTCGATACGCGTCCGCTGCCCGGCGGGATTTATGAAGTGGAAGTGCGCCTGATCGAAGACGGCCAGATCACCTCCAGCACCCTGGAGCTGGTCTACAAGCCGAGCAATTGGCGCAATCATGACGAGCGCTGGCGCTACAACCTGTTCGCCGGTCGCGAATCCAAATTGCTCAGCAACTGGGAACAGCAGGCCGCTGGCGACATGACCGCCGGTGCCGCATTCAACTTCCTGTGGCACCCGCGTGTGATCCTCGGCCTGACAGGGCGGCAGGTCCGCGACTCGCTGCAATACGGCACGTCGGTTGACTGGACGATCGTCAACAACGCCAGCCTTTTCGCCAACGTCTACAGAACCGAAGACTACGGCACCGGCCTCGATGTGCAGGGACTGTATTCCTATGGCAGCGGTAGCCTCGTCGCCAGCCATAACCGCAGCTGGCTCGACACCACTCGGCTGTACGACACCCTGCCGGACGGCACGCGCGTGCGGCAGCGCAACGTCTTTATCGGTCAGACCAGCAACTCTTCCTTATCGTTGAATCATCGACTCACCAGTAAAAGTTCGGTCAATGCCCGGGTGTCCCACAGCGAGGGCAACACCGAAGGCGTCGGCCTGGATCTGGGATGGAACCAACGCACTCAACTGTTCGGCAGCGATGCCAACTGGCGCCTGTCGTTGTTCGACCGTCCGGGTAGTTTCAGTTCGGGCAATGATCGCAATCGCGGCCTCGACCTGAGTGTGAACATCGCGCTGGGCGGCCCGGGAGAGCAGTGGTCCGGCAGCATCGGCACCCGCACCGATCGCGATGGCGGGCGCGATAACAATGCCTCGCTCACCTACCGCAAAGACCTGCAGGATCACCTGCTGCAGAGCGTCTCGGCCACGGCAATCACCGACACCTACGGCATCGGTTTGAACGCGATGGCGTCGATGCAATCGGACCTGGCCAACGGTGACGGGTTTATCCAGCGCTCGTCGTTCAACAACGACCTCACCGGCGGTTTGAACCTGGACAGCACCGTGGCCGTCGGCGGACAAAAAATGGTCATGACCAGCCAATACCACCGCAGTGGTGCGGGCATGATCATCGATGTCGAGTCGGACATCGACGGCATTACCCTGCGCGCCGACGATTTGAGCGGTGGCAGTGCGGTGCTCAAGCCCGGGCGCAATTTTGTGCCGATCACGGCTTACAAAAGCAGCTCGGTCAGTTTCGATTTCGAGGGCACCGATGTCCCCGCCGCGACCATTCAACCGGCCCGTTCCAGCTATCACCTGAACAAGGGCGGGGTGGGCTATCGGCAGATTCGCGTGATGCAAACCCTCACCGTGCTCGGTCGCCTGATCGATCCCCAGGGCAATCCACTCAAGGGCCACCACATCATCAACCACGCCAGTCGCGGGGTCAGCGAAGTGGACGGGTTCTTCTCGATGGAAATGAACGCCGGTTCACCGACCCTCGAAGTGCGTCATGGCAATCAGTTGCTGTGTCAGTTCCGGCTGGACCCAAGCCGTGGGCGTACTGAAAACAATGTGTTGATGATCGGGGATTTGCGCTGCAGCCCAGACACGCTGGCCGATGTTGGCGATGCCGTGCAGAGCGCCGGTTGA
- a CDS encoding CS1 type fimbrial major subunit — protein sequence MFKKPFLVFSSAAFVLASASAFAAREVHQFDVSVSVPSLGFYVIPADSGWIHQEQQLPWNLSASKLGSLRKYFDVKNEAGSINARLEGRPYLSNGTDAHDINLRVSFNGKLLSEQGSSEVVSLTDAALGKRVLLEIVPMPPADGVYQPGKYFGSVNMIFNALLSGA from the coding sequence ATGTTCAAGAAACCGTTCCTGGTGTTTTCGTCCGCCGCTTTCGTGCTGGCCAGTGCTTCGGCCTTCGCCGCTCGGGAGGTTCATCAGTTTGATGTGTCGGTCTCTGTTCCTTCCCTGGGGTTTTATGTCATTCCCGCTGATTCAGGCTGGATTCATCAGGAGCAACAACTGCCTTGGAACCTGTCGGCCTCGAAGCTGGGCAGTTTGCGCAAGTATTTCGACGTGAAGAACGAAGCGGGCTCGATCAACGCGCGGCTTGAAGGCCGGCCGTATCTGTCGAACGGCACCGATGCGCATGACATTAATTTACGCGTGTCGTTTAACGGAAAGTTGTTGAGCGAGCAGGGGAGCAGCGAAGTGGTTTCTTTGACTGACGCCGCTCTTGGCAAACGCGTATTGCTCGAAATAGTGCCGATGCCACCCGCCGATGGGGTGTACCAGCCCGGCAAATATTTTGGCAGCGTCAACATGATTTTCAATGCGCTGTTGTCGGGTGCCTGA